The following are encoded together in the Pseudodesulfovibrio indicus genome:
- a CDS encoding glycosyltransferase family 2 protein: MPGPAHPVPSLAAFRRGLPEEIRVALRLGFTGKTQLLDVAGRCLRAGRDDLLPTAGAALGKVVSERPLDGGLAGELLSLEAARSLLDPQTAARLRTVADHWRRPDGPSGVAGFLELMAERDFERIGAFLTRAMKDEPGNLFWREQAVTVGTVWNDPAFVFRALEGGPDAVAAPLSEALALARACFDPPAKPDAETLLLGARTAPWDTNLLLRAHDAACGLADRRAPLDGTVAVLLYSWNKADELDETLGSLLASDLAGASIFVLDNGSTDRTPELLARWRPHFADTLGEGRYTVVSLPVNIGAAAARNWLLHLDAVRAHDFICYLDDDVELPADWLPRFGAAVERYPEAGVWGCKVVDHANPLLIQSADGHLLLDPAERADLTRMAPNPFRLSDLHIQTLDRGDFDYMRPCASVTGCCHLFRTPTLLDSGDFAIQLSPSQYDDLEHDLRLCESGRFPVHQGHLAVRHKKRTGMASHTSPQQEGNALGNKYKMQTMHDRSGLAAAMRAEQALLEADLLAKLDYLDSL, translated from the coding sequence ATGCCCGGCCCCGCGCACCCGGTCCCGTCCCTGGCCGCGTTCCGGCGCGGGCTGCCCGAGGAGATCAGGGTTGCGCTGCGGCTCGGGTTCACGGGCAAGACCCAGCTCCTGGACGTTGCCGGACGCTGCCTGCGCGCCGGGCGCGACGACCTGTTGCCCACGGCCGGGGCCGCCCTCGGCAAGGTCGTCTCCGAGCGTCCCCTGGACGGCGGGCTGGCCGGGGAGTTGCTGTCCCTCGAAGCCGCTCGGTCGCTCCTCGATCCTCAAACAGCTGCCCGGCTGCGCACCGTGGCCGACCACTGGCGGCGGCCCGATGGACCTTCGGGCGTGGCCGGTTTTCTCGAACTCATGGCCGAACGCGACTTCGAGCGCATCGGAGCATTTCTCACCCGGGCCATGAAGGACGAGCCGGGCAACCTGTTCTGGCGCGAGCAGGCCGTGACCGTGGGGACCGTGTGGAACGACCCGGCCTTCGTGTTCCGCGCCCTGGAGGGCGGCCCGGACGCGGTGGCCGCGCCCTTGTCCGAAGCCTTGGCCCTGGCCCGCGCCTGTTTCGACCCGCCCGCAAAGCCGGACGCCGAAACCCTGCTGCTGGGCGCGCGCACCGCGCCATGGGACACGAATCTCCTGCTGCGCGCCCACGATGCGGCCTGCGGCCTGGCCGACCGGCGCGCCCCGCTTGACGGCACCGTGGCCGTGCTGCTCTATTCCTGGAACAAGGCGGACGAGCTGGACGAGACCCTGGGGTCGCTGCTCGCCTCCGATCTCGCGGGGGCCTCGATCTTCGTCCTGGACAACGGGTCCACGGACCGCACCCCGGAGCTCCTGGCCCGCTGGCGGCCGCACTTTGCGGACACTCTGGGGGAGGGGCGGTACACGGTGGTCTCCCTGCCGGTGAACATCGGGGCCGCCGCCGCGCGCAACTGGCTGCTGCACCTGGACGCGGTCCGGGCGCACGACTTCATCTGCTACCTGGACGACGACGTGGAGCTGCCCGCCGACTGGCTGCCGAGATTCGGCGCGGCCGTGGAGCGTTACCCCGAGGCGGGCGTCTGGGGGTGCAAGGTCGTGGACCACGCCAACCCGCTGCTCATCCAGAGCGCGGACGGCCACCTGCTGCTCGACCCCGCCGAACGCGCGGACCTGACGCGCATGGCCCCCAATCCGTTTCGCCTCTCGGACCTGCATATCCAGACCCTGGATCGCGGGGATTTCGACTACATGCGTCCCTGCGCTTCGGTCACCGGCTGTTGCCACCTGTTCCGCACGCCCACGCTGCTCGACTCCGGCGATTTCGCCATCCAGCTCTCGCCGTCCCAGTACGACGACCTCGAACACGATCTGCGGCTGTGCGAGTCGGGCCGCTTTCCGGTCCACCAGGGCCACCTCGCCGTGCGCCACAAGAAGCGCACCGGCATGGCGTCCCATACCTCGCCGCAGCAGGAGGGCAATGCGTTGGGCAACAAGTACAAGATGCAGACCATGCATGACCGCAGCGGCCTCGCCGCCGCCATGCGGGCCGAGCAAGCCCTGCTCGAAGCCGATCTCCTGGCCAAGCTCGATTATCTGGATTCACTGTAG
- a CDS encoding glycosyltransferase, translating to MISTSIPVLCYHNVSDVNGHTPAMFREHLDAIRDAGWRTISARDLLAVARGERKAPGKSLVLTFDDGHLSNWLTVVPELIKRDMTGTFFALTDFTVAGEVRTPQTAPEMLHMKQVFRAAFVDGDFSQFINESEIMAMLDQGMEVFAHGCRHQAAFLDLTPRGPLGVKGTHWGGWSIYPGHNPAWQTYKAGSAYVYDGFWPKFEGLAGPRFTKRSEAERLEFCRRDFKRSMERIRALNGLDEQLFCWPWGQFEPRAEAELKDAGFAGAFTLERGANTRGTDPFRFNRLGVAAKKDGKWVQTRLNMYGTAPLARVFFKKFRKKPEINTVLYATDSDKLSGGSRQMVNNIKAMGDMGMKVYALLDPESAIHSALEGIDVEVIPFTGFRKYVKAGKFLKRLVADKSIDVVHTFHNRAYKMGVLARLMGARNKLFINRGVISRPNSVFFLWTALSNGVIANSAQCAEVMRKYWVGNKRLNVVYNAYAGPDFGEPRQRKKRGTRFIYIGNSAEVKGFDVYLRAADLLCQGGARDLEFVAVGVPDEKLDRFEGVLTPAVAERFRNAGEISHAEVLDELQFADVQVIPSRKESLPNTLLEGFDLGVPAVCTRVGGIPEVVRDGVNGFLCAGEDAECLAARMRELAEDPLRRFDMGLAGRRVVRVLLTPEVKGRNLMRAYMGERLFEPLAVEAAATPRAPEQGEA from the coding sequence ATGATCAGCACATCCATACCCGTCCTCTGCTACCACAACGTGTCCGACGTGAACGGGCACACGCCCGCCATGTTTCGCGAGCACCTGGACGCCATCCGCGACGCGGGCTGGCGGACCATCTCGGCCCGCGACCTGCTGGCCGTGGCGCGCGGCGAGCGCAAAGCCCCCGGGAAATCCCTGGTCCTGACCTTCGACGACGGCCACCTGTCCAACTGGCTGACCGTGGTCCCGGAGTTGATCAAGCGGGACATGACCGGCACCTTCTTCGCCCTGACCGACTTCACCGTGGCGGGCGAGGTGCGCACCCCGCAGACCGCGCCGGAGATGCTGCACATGAAGCAGGTCTTCCGGGCCGCCTTCGTGGACGGCGATTTTTCCCAGTTCATCAACGAGTCGGAGATCATGGCCATGCTCGACCAGGGCATGGAGGTCTTCGCCCACGGCTGCCGCCACCAGGCCGCGTTCCTGGACCTGACCCCGCGCGGTCCGCTCGGCGTCAAGGGCACCCACTGGGGCGGCTGGTCCATCTACCCCGGCCACAACCCGGCGTGGCAGACCTACAAGGCGGGCAGCGCCTACGTCTACGACGGGTTCTGGCCCAAGTTCGAGGGGCTGGCCGGGCCGCGCTTCACCAAGCGGTCCGAGGCCGAGCGGCTGGAGTTCTGCCGCCGCGACTTCAAGCGGAGCATGGAGCGCATCCGCGCCCTGAACGGGCTGGACGAGCAGCTGTTCTGCTGGCCGTGGGGCCAGTTCGAGCCGCGGGCCGAGGCCGAGCTCAAGGATGCGGGGTTCGCGGGCGCGTTCACCCTGGAGCGCGGGGCGAACACGCGCGGTACCGATCCCTTCCGGTTCAACCGGCTGGGCGTGGCCGCCAAGAAGGACGGCAAGTGGGTCCAGACGCGGCTGAACATGTACGGCACCGCGCCCCTGGCCCGCGTGTTCTTCAAGAAGTTCCGCAAGAAGCCGGAGATCAACACCGTGCTCTACGCCACGGACTCGGACAAGCTGTCCGGCGGCAGCCGCCAGATGGTCAACAACATCAAGGCCATGGGCGATATGGGCATGAAGGTCTACGCCCTGCTCGACCCCGAGTCCGCCATCCACTCGGCCCTGGAAGGCATCGATGTCGAGGTCATCCCGTTCACCGGGTTCCGCAAGTACGTCAAGGCCGGGAAATTCCTCAAGCGGCTGGTGGCCGACAAGTCCATCGACGTGGTCCACACCTTCCACAACCGGGCGTACAAGATGGGCGTGCTGGCCCGGCTCATGGGCGCGCGCAACAAGCTGTTCATCAACCGGGGGGTCATCTCCAGGCCCAACTCGGTCTTCTTTCTGTGGACCGCCCTGTCGAACGGGGTCATCGCCAACTCCGCCCAGTGCGCCGAGGTCATGCGCAAATACTGGGTGGGGAACAAGCGCCTGAACGTGGTCTACAACGCCTATGCCGGGCCGGATTTCGGCGAGCCCAGGCAGCGCAAGAAGCGGGGCACGCGGTTCATCTACATCGGCAACTCCGCCGAGGTGAAGGGGTTCGACGTCTACCTTCGGGCCGCCGACCTGCTCTGCCAAGGCGGGGCCAGGGACCTGGAGTTCGTGGCCGTGGGCGTGCCGGACGAGAAGCTCGACCGGTTCGAGGGCGTGCTCACCCCGGCCGTGGCCGAGCGGTTCCGCAACGCGGGCGAGATCAGCCATGCGGAGGTCCTGGACGAGCTGCAATTCGCCGACGTGCAGGTCATCCCGTCGCGCAAGGAATCCCTGCCCAACACCCTGCTCGAAGGGTTCGACCTGGGCGTGCCTGCCGTGTGCACCCGTGTGGGCGGCATCCCGGAGGTGGTCCGCGACGGCGTGAACGGCTTTCTCTGCGCCGGCGAGGACGCCGAGTGTTTGGCCGCGCGCATGCGCGAGCTGGCCGAGGACCCCCTCCGCCGCTTCGACATGGGGCTGGCGGGCCGCAGGGTGGTGCGCGTCCTGCTCACCCCGGAGGTCAAGGGGCGCAACCTGATGCGCGCCTACATGGGCGAGCGGCTGTTCGAGCCGCTGGCCGTCGAAGCCGCCGCCACACCCCGGGCTCCCGAACAAGGGGAGGCGTAG
- a CDS encoding sigma-54 dependent transcriptional regulator produces the protein MTARTVLFIAEPQSVTAIFPTLQKAGLQAGLADNVNGALGFIKKSHPCLVFCRPELQGFDAKGFLRKAAETEGFPPVVIFSAAGSAEQATEYLELGARDYWIEPLVWEKIRLVLPDEEPEQEPEPAPCPPRSAPASAPSPSVGGSGGSKFQIIGRHTAVLRVLALAKQVAGSKATVLISGESGTGKEMFARYLHHNSDRADKPFVAINCAALPEHLLESELFGHEKGAFTGAIQRKLGKFELADGGTILLDEITEMDLGLQAKLLRVLQESEFDRVGGVETVRIDVRVLATTNRRIEDTVKEGKFRQDLYYRLNVIPLALPALKDRGDDVLLLAEFFTNKFTAAYGLGKLAFTDEAKKWLMGYDWPGNVRELQNLMERAVLLAGQGPIRPRHFLMGDEQWTPDDLADIDADQQAACEAAPPSTPDEAMSVMPLHEMEKRLILKSLEETTGNRTRAAELLGISVRTLRNKLNEYKKQGLDV, from the coding sequence ATGACGGCCAGAACAGTCCTTTTCATCGCGGAGCCGCAGTCCGTTACCGCCATCTTCCCCACCTTGCAGAAGGCGGGGCTGCAGGCCGGTCTGGCCGACAACGTCAACGGCGCCCTGGGGTTCATCAAGAAATCCCACCCCTGCCTGGTGTTCTGCCGCCCGGAGCTGCAGGGGTTCGACGCCAAGGGGTTCCTGCGCAAGGCCGCCGAGACCGAGGGGTTCCCGCCCGTGGTCATCTTCTCGGCAGCGGGCAGCGCGGAACAGGCAACGGAATACCTGGAGCTCGGCGCGCGGGACTACTGGATCGAGCCGTTGGTCTGGGAAAAGATCCGGCTGGTCCTGCCGGACGAAGAACCCGAGCAGGAGCCGGAACCCGCGCCCTGCCCGCCCCGGTCTGCGCCCGCATCGGCCCCCTCCCCGTCCGTCGGCGGCTCCGGCGGCAGCAAATTTCAGATCATCGGGCGGCACACCGCCGTGCTGCGCGTGCTGGCACTGGCCAAGCAGGTGGCCGGGTCCAAGGCCACGGTGCTCATCTCCGGCGAGTCCGGCACCGGCAAGGAGATGTTCGCCCGCTACCTGCACCACAATTCCGACCGCGCGGACAAGCCGTTCGTGGCCATCAACTGCGCGGCCCTGCCCGAGCACCTGCTGGAGTCCGAGCTGTTCGGCCACGAAAAGGGCGCGTTCACCGGGGCCATCCAGCGCAAGCTCGGCAAGTTCGAGCTGGCCGACGGCGGGACCATCCTCCTGGACGAGATCACCGAGATGGACCTCGGCCTCCAGGCCAAGCTCCTGCGCGTGCTTCAGGAATCGGAGTTCGACCGCGTGGGCGGCGTGGAGACGGTCAGGATCGACGTCCGCGTGCTGGCCACCACCAACCGGCGCATCGAGGACACGGTCAAGGAAGGCAAGTTCCGCCAGGACCTCTATTACCGGCTGAACGTCATCCCGCTCGCCCTGCCCGCTCTCAAGGACCGGGGCGACGACGTGCTGCTGCTGGCCGAGTTCTTCACCAACAAGTTCACCGCGGCCTACGGGCTGGGCAAGCTCGCCTTCACCGACGAGGCCAAAAAATGGCTCATGGGCTACGACTGGCCCGGCAACGTCCGCGAATTGCAGAACCTCATGGAGCGCGCCGTGCTCCTGGCGGGTCAGGGGCCCATCCGCCCGCGCCACTTCCTCATGGGCGACGAGCAGTGGACCCCGGACGACCTCGCGGACATCGACGCCGACCAGCAGGCCGCATGCGAGGCCGCGCCCCCGTCCACCCCGGACGAGGCCATGTCGGTCATGCCGCTGCACGAGATGGAAAAGCGGCTCATTCTCAAGAGCCTGGAAGAGACCACCGGCAACCGCACCCGCGCCGCCGAGCTGCTCGGCATCTCCGTGCGTACCCTGCGCAACAAGCTCAACGAGTACAAGAAGCAGGGACTGGACGTTTAG
- a CDS encoding substrate-binding domain-containing protein — protein MRTSSAGLLLCLLLAAFLSPAVPARAERQLYVIVAKSVSDANYHRVYDAAREEARRNGDRVILTGGEGKAHFRLQDRAVREALRRKPDGLAISVLRSRYLAENSFRDVARDRVPVVTFDSDFTEKYRGLRTGYIGTDNVELGRVLGRETIRLRPSGGTVAVMTGGLDDTNLNDRIQGLGEVLDLGREACGWRLDPRSPLPCRDSYPQALEQLQALLEDPAVDVIVSVGWWAQMSDGYEQLIRRHMRQLDDGTKIVIFAGAHPTQLALFRKGLSHVNIGLDFEEMGRLCYRYLAVLAGGGTVPAETWTGFKVYRRKDR, from the coding sequence ATGCGAACGTCGAGCGCCGGCCTGCTCCTGTGCCTACTCCTGGCCGCGTTTCTGTCTCCGGCCGTCCCGGCCCGCGCCGAAAGACAACTCTACGTCATCGTGGCCAAGTCGGTCTCGGACGCCAACTACCACCGCGTCTACGACGCAGCCCGCGAGGAAGCCCGCCGCAACGGCGACCGCGTGATCCTGACGGGCGGCGAAGGCAAGGCGCACTTTCGGTTGCAGGACAGGGCGGTGCGGGAAGCGCTCCGCCGAAAGCCGGACGGGCTGGCCATCTCGGTCCTTCGCAGCCGCTATCTGGCGGAAAATTCCTTCAGGGACGTGGCCCGCGACCGGGTTCCGGTGGTCACCTTCGACTCCGATTTCACCGAGAAATACCGGGGGCTGCGGACCGGATATATCGGCACGGACAACGTGGAGCTGGGCAGGGTGCTGGGGCGCGAAACCATCCGGCTGCGGCCCTCCGGCGGGACCGTGGCGGTGATGACCGGCGGCTTGGACGACACCAACCTGAACGACCGCATCCAGGGGCTGGGGGAGGTCCTCGACCTGGGCCGGGAGGCCTGCGGGTGGCGGCTGGACCCGCGCTCGCCGCTGCCCTGCCGGGACAGCTATCCCCAGGCTCTGGAGCAGCTCCAGGCGCTGCTGGAGGACCCGGCGGTGGACGTCATCGTCTCGGTGGGTTGGTGGGCGCAGATGAGCGACGGGTACGAGCAGCTCATCCGCCGCCACATGAGGCAACTGGACGACGGGACCAAGATAGTGATCTTCGCCGGGGCGCATCCCACGCAACTGGCGCTGTTCCGCAAGGGGCTCAGCCACGTCAATATCGGGCTGGATTTCGAGGAGATGGGGCGGCTGTGCTACCGCTACCTGGCCGTGCTGGCCGGGGGCGGCACCGTGCCCGCCGAGACCTGGACCGGCTTCAAGGTCTATCGCCGAAAAGACCGCTGA
- the radA gene encoding DNA repair protein RadA, translating into MKTKETYRCAACGAQSPRWQGQCPSCKEWNTLETVTVTKRTSAPVGAAASQSSPQLLEGLESEHLGARPSGLPSLDELLGAGLVPGAAILVGGEPGIGKSTLLLQLAGSQARLGHTAVYLSGEESLPQLKARADRLGLLGPGLLALATNKVEDALAVLEGHEPPELLIVDSVQTLASPLAEGIPGSVSQVRAVSSELVEKTKKTGTTLILVGHVTKDGQIAGPKLLEHMVDTVLYLEGDRKHFSRILRVLKNRFGPSDELVVFTMKERGLEVVEDPATFFLGARDPSLSGTAMAMAVDGQRPFAVEVQALVSKSFLTIPRRTALGFDTNRLNLLLAVLEKRLRLNLSGHDIYAKITGGLASRDPGLDMAVVASVMSSFYDQPLPESSVFWGEIDLNGQVRPVAAHDVRLKQAARLGHDPVCHSATAPTLADLQRLLFGKR; encoded by the coding sequence ATGAAAACCAAAGAAACCTACCGTTGCGCCGCGTGCGGCGCACAGTCCCCGCGCTGGCAGGGCCAGTGCCCCTCCTGCAAGGAATGGAACACCCTCGAAACCGTGACCGTGACCAAGCGGACCTCGGCCCCGGTGGGCGCCGCCGCCTCCCAATCCTCGCCGCAGCTCCTCGAAGGGCTGGAGAGCGAGCACCTGGGCGCCCGCCCGTCCGGGCTGCCCTCCCTGGACGAACTGCTCGGGGCCGGACTGGTGCCGGGCGCGGCCATCCTGGTGGGCGGCGAGCCGGGCATCGGCAAGTCCACCCTGCTCCTTCAGCTGGCGGGCAGCCAGGCGCGGCTTGGCCACACCGCCGTGTACCTCTCCGGCGAGGAATCCCTGCCCCAGCTCAAGGCGCGCGCCGACCGCCTGGGGCTGCTCGGCCCCGGCCTGCTCGCCCTGGCCACCAACAAGGTGGAGGACGCCCTGGCCGTGCTCGAAGGGCACGAGCCGCCGGAACTGCTCATCGTGGACTCGGTGCAGACCCTGGCCTCGCCCCTGGCCGAGGGCATCCCCGGCTCGGTCTCCCAGGTGCGCGCGGTGTCGAGCGAGCTGGTGGAAAAGACCAAGAAGACCGGCACCACCCTGATCCTGGTGGGCCACGTGACCAAGGACGGCCAGATCGCCGGGCCCAAGCTCCTGGAGCACATGGTCGACACGGTTCTGTACCTGGAGGGCGACCGCAAGCATTTTTCCCGCATCCTGCGCGTGCTCAAGAACCGGTTCGGCCCCAGCGACGAGCTGGTGGTCTTCACCATGAAGGAACGCGGCCTGGAGGTGGTGGAGGACCCGGCGACCTTCTTCCTGGGCGCGCGGGACCCGTCCCTGTCCGGCACGGCCATGGCCATGGCCGTGGACGGCCAGCGCCCCTTCGCCGTGGAGGTCCAGGCCCTGGTCTCCAAGTCCTTTTTGACCATCCCCCGGCGCACGGCGCTGGGCTTCGACACCAACCGCCTGAACCTGCTCCTGGCGGTGCTCGAAAAGCGGCTGCGGCTGAATCTGAGCGGCCACGACATCTACGCCAAGATCACCGGCGGCCTGGCCTCGCGCGATCCCGGCCTGGACATGGCCGTGGTGGCCTCGGTCATGTCGTCCTTCTACGACCAGCCCCTGCCCGAGTCCTCGGTATTCTGGGGTGAGATCGACTTGAACGGCCAGGTGCGTCCGGTGGCGGCCCACGACGTGAGGCTCAAGCAGGCGGCCCGGCTGGGCCACGACCCGGTCTGCCACTCCGCCACCGCCCCGACCCTGGCGGACCTGCAGCGGCTGCTCTTCGGAAAACGATAG
- a CDS encoding glucose-6-phosphate isomerase codes for MADILDWTNADLNRLDMAAYEARADEMAARLKQETGAGRLPFLTMPYEAELKAQLADLEGFLKGFDHMLLLGIGGSALGARALQKAFHPGQDQPGHTGRSLWIADNVDAYALAAYMEKLPPEKTVVVTVSKSGGTIETVGQYFIVKEWMRGTLGDDWAKHMLLVTDEKQGFLRGEADGFGIRALPVPDNLGGRYSVLSAVGLIPALFLGMDTDALMAGAREVTAALADPGLDGGKLAAQSAFRLAAWGAALMDKGFAEMIFFTYIPLWASFGDWFAQLWAESLGKEGRGSQPVPAVGVTDQHSVNQMFMDGLRNKACLFLTCPNLPAGPKFPSDLPDQFAYVRGKDFGELIQAEGLGTRMALSESGVPLVEIRLGADSPRQAGKLIGLLGAATILTGWLMGINPLDQPAVELGKRLAKARMNADGLEKEKADLNGFLTADRDLREF; via the coding sequence ATGGCTGACATTCTGGATTGGACCAACGCGGACCTGAACCGGCTGGACATGGCCGCTTACGAGGCCCGGGCGGACGAAATGGCCGCGCGGCTCAAGCAGGAGACCGGCGCGGGCAGACTGCCCTTCCTGACCATGCCCTATGAGGCGGAACTCAAGGCGCAGCTCGCGGACCTGGAGGGATTCCTCAAGGGGTTCGACCACATGCTGCTGCTCGGCATCGGCGGCTCGGCACTGGGAGCGCGCGCCCTCCAGAAAGCGTTCCACCCCGGACAGGACCAGCCCGGCCACACGGGGCGCAGCCTGTGGATCGCGGACAACGTGGACGCCTACGCCCTGGCGGCCTACATGGAGAAGCTCCCGCCCGAGAAAACCGTGGTGGTCACGGTCTCCAAGTCCGGCGGGACCATCGAGACCGTGGGCCAGTATTTTATCGTCAAGGAGTGGATGCGCGGCACGCTCGGCGACGACTGGGCGAAACACATGCTCCTGGTGACCGACGAGAAGCAGGGATTCCTGCGCGGCGAGGCCGACGGATTCGGCATCCGGGCGCTGCCCGTGCCGGACAACCTCGGCGGGCGCTACTCCGTGCTCTCCGCCGTGGGTCTCATCCCGGCCCTGTTCCTGGGCATGGATACCGACGCGCTCATGGCGGGCGCGCGCGAGGTCACTGCCGCCCTGGCCGACCCCGGACTGGACGGCGGAAAGCTGGCCGCCCAGAGCGCCTTCCGGCTGGCCGCCTGGGGCGCGGCGCTGATGGACAAGGGGTTTGCCGAGATGATCTTTTTCACCTATATCCCCTTGTGGGCCAGCTTCGGCGACTGGTTCGCCCAGCTGTGGGCCGAATCGCTGGGCAAGGAGGGCAGGGGCAGCCAGCCCGTGCCCGCCGTGGGCGTCACCGACCAGCACTCGGTGAACCAGATGTTCATGGACGGCTTGCGCAACAAGGCGTGCCTGTTCCTGACCTGCCCGAACCTGCCCGCCGGGCCGAAGTTCCCGTCGGACCTGCCCGACCAGTTCGCCTACGTCCGGGGCAAGGACTTCGGCGAGCTGATCCAGGCCGAGGGGCTGGGCACGCGCATGGCCCTTTCGGAGAGCGGCGTCCCCCTGGTGGAGATCCGCCTGGGCGCGGACAGCCCCCGGCAGGCGGGCAAGCTCATCGGGCTGCTCGGCGCGGCCACCATCCTGACCGGCTGGCTCATGGGCATCAACCCCCTGGACCAGCCCGCGGTGGAGCTGGGCAAGCGGCTGGCCAAAGCGCGCATGAACGCGGACGGGCTCGAAAAGGAAAAGGCGGACCTGAACGGTTTCCTCACTGCGGACAGAGATTTACGGGAGTTCTGA
- a CDS encoding ATP-binding protein yields MPNNREVSSSSPLQFVRVISWTLLVIILSFSLLLSVFISKYAEQTLLEKQEAFALLLAENVSHQLFTRFVIPTVLKFGAIRLRNEDQYNVMDQVVRSTIHSFHVSTLRIYDADGNITYSLNRDELGDDDEADYMVTKTWETQDFSAEILSKVSKLASLFRINLDPGSMVLRAYYPLRAERSLTDMDRNPIMGILEFQQDITADYLAMLNFERLVIAFSLITSVVLFFLVLTVLRRAERLSNRQLREKERLIFELQQQEKLAGMGRMVAGVAHEIRNPLGIICSSSELILKKARKENSSHTRILEALHEEAKRLSRTVTEFLDYARPKKPNMFDVDVKAILEQVAVFMEPECEKLGVTVDRAFDGDMTVKGDKDLLYRAFYNLVANALQAMNGPGELTIRAARGEEGLHVTMVDTGPGFAPEHLEHVRDPFFTTKDQGTGLGLALVSTIFESHGAVMDLTNAEGGGARVDVIFPA; encoded by the coding sequence TTGCCAAACAATCGCGAGGTCAGCAGTAGCAGCCCGCTCCAGTTCGTCAGGGTCATCTCCTGGACCCTGCTGGTCATCATCCTGAGCTTCAGCCTGCTGCTGTCGGTATTCATCTCCAAGTACGCGGAACAGACGCTGCTGGAGAAGCAGGAGGCTTTCGCCCTGCTGCTGGCCGAAAACGTCAGCCACCAGTTGTTCACCCGCTTCGTCATCCCCACGGTGCTGAAGTTCGGGGCCATCCGGCTGCGCAACGAAGACCAGTACAACGTCATGGACCAGGTGGTCCGCTCCACCATCCACAGCTTCCACGTCTCCACCCTGCGCATCTACGACGCGGACGGCAACATCACCTATTCACTGAACAGGGACGAGCTCGGCGACGACGACGAAGCGGACTACATGGTCACCAAGACCTGGGAGACCCAGGACTTCAGCGCCGAAATCCTGTCCAAGGTGTCCAAGCTCGCCTCCCTGTTCCGGATCAACCTCGATCCGGGTTCCATGGTCCTGCGCGCCTACTATCCCCTGCGCGCCGAGCGCAGCCTCACGGACATGGACCGCAACCCGATCATGGGCATCCTCGAATTCCAGCAGGACATCACCGCCGACTACCTGGCCATGCTCAACTTCGAGCGGCTGGTCATCGCCTTCTCCCTGATCACTTCCGTGGTCCTCTTCTTCCTGGTGCTGACCGTGCTGCGCCGCGCAGAGCGGCTGAGCAACCGGCAGCTGCGCGAGAAGGAACGGCTCATCTTCGAGCTGCAACAGCAGGAGAAGCTGGCGGGCATGGGCCGGATGGTCGCGGGCGTGGCCCACGAGATCCGCAATCCGCTGGGCATCATCTGCTCCAGCTCCGAGCTGATCCTGAAAAAGGCGCGCAAGGAGAACAGCTCCCACACGCGCATCCTGGAGGCCCTGCACGAGGAGGCCAAACGGCTGTCGCGCACGGTGACCGAATTCCTGGACTACGCCCGGCCCAAGAAGCCGAACATGTTCGACGTGGACGTCAAGGCGATCCTGGAGCAGGTGGCCGTGTTCATGGAGCCGGAGTGCGAGAAGCTCGGCGTGACCGTGGACCGCGCCTTTGACGGCGACATGACGGTCAAGGGCGACAAGGACCTGCTCTACCGCGCCTTCTACAACCTGGTGGCCAACGCGCTCCAGGCCATGAACGGGCCGGGCGAGCTGACCATCCGGGCCGCGCGGGGCGAGGAAGGGCTGCACGTGACCATGGTGGACACCGGGCCGGGATTCGCCCCGGAACACCTGGAACACGTGCGCGATCCGTTCTTCACCACCAAGGACCAGGGGACCGGCCTGGGGCTGGCCCTGGTATCGACCATTTTCGAAAGCCACGGCGCGGTCATGGACCTGACCAACGCCGAGGGCGGCGGCGCGCGGGTGGACGTGATCTTCCCGGCGTGA
- a CDS encoding LysM peptidoglycan-binding domain-containing protein — protein MKKLILLAISLCLVFAWGCSKKVQTEPEVVVVEEKEVIVEEQAPAPVVDPMAVYKAEYDALPVTHTVTKGECLWWISEYKHIYNDPFMWPLIYKANRDKINNPDLIYPGQQFDVPRYGFDLEEVKGSRKEAGAPWKALEPGQDAIIPAEMRAALGYSF, from the coding sequence ATGAAGAAACTGATTTTGCTCGCAATCTCCCTGTGCCTTGTCTTTGCCTGGGGTTGCTCCAAAAAGGTCCAGACCGAACCCGAAGTGGTCGTGGTCGAGGAAAAGGAAGTCATCGTCGAAGAACAGGCCCCGGCGCCCGTGGTCGATCCCATGGCCGTGTACAAGGCCGAGTACGACGCCCTGCCCGTGACCCACACCGTCACCAAGGGCGAATGCCTGTGGTGGATTTCCGAATACAAGCATATTTACAACGATCCTTTCATGTGGCCCCTGATCTACAAGGCCAACCGTGACAAGATCAACAATCCCGACCTGATCTACCCCGGTCAGCAGTTCGACGTGCCCCGCTACGGCTTCGACCTGGAGGAAGTGAAGGGTTCCCGCAAGGAAGCCGGCGCTCCCTGGAAGGCTCTGGAGCCCGGCCAGGACGCCATCATCCCTGCGGAGATGCGCGCGGCCCTCGGCTACAGCTTCTAA